The following are encoded together in the Pedobacter sp. D749 genome:
- a CDS encoding histone deacetylase, which yields MIKIAWHPLYAHPLPEGHRFPMLKYELIPEQLLHEGTIEEQNLFSSEPVSEDIILLTHQRTYWEQLRDLTLSEKEQRRIGFPLNAQLLERELRITQGTIDAAHFALKNGIAFNVAGGTHHAGSNWGEGFCLLNDQAITANYLLNNGLSKRILIIDLDVHQGNGTAEIFRNEPRVFTFSMHGDKNFPFRKEVSSLDVPLNDGVQDEEYLSILKFNLKKAFESAQPDFVFYLSGVDVLSTDKLGKLSLSKVACKERDRLVLQACKDKNLPVQVSMGGGYSTEIKDIVDAHCNTYRLAFDLFT from the coding sequence ATGATCAAGATTGCCTGGCATCCTCTTTACGCACACCCTTTACCTGAAGGGCATCGCTTTCCGATGCTGAAATATGAATTGATACCTGAACAGCTTTTACACGAAGGTACGATAGAAGAACAAAATCTATTTAGTTCTGAGCCAGTGAGTGAAGATATCATCTTGTTAACGCATCAACGAACCTATTGGGAGCAACTAAGAGATTTAACACTTTCAGAAAAAGAACAGAGGAGGATCGGATTCCCCTTAAATGCGCAACTCTTAGAACGGGAATTAAGGATTACACAAGGAACAATTGATGCGGCACATTTTGCATTAAAAAATGGAATTGCTTTTAATGTGGCTGGAGGGACGCACCATGCAGGCAGCAATTGGGGAGAAGGATTCTGTCTGTTAAACGATCAGGCAATAACGGCTAACTATTTACTAAATAATGGTTTATCAAAACGCATCTTAATTATTGATTTAGATGTGCATCAGGGAAATGGAACAGCAGAAATTTTTCGAAATGAGCCAAGGGTATTTACTTTTTCGATGCACGGAGATAAAAATTTTCCTTTCAGAAAAGAAGTTTCCAGTCTGGATGTTCCTTTAAATGATGGCGTCCAGGATGAAGAATATCTATCTATTTTAAAATTCAATCTAAAAAAGGCTTTTGAAAGTGCTCAACCAGATTTCGTGTTTTATTTATCAGGAGTGGATGTACTTTCGACAGATAAGCTTGGTAAACTGTCACTCAGCAAAGTCGCATGCAAGGAACGCGACAGATTGGTATTACAAGCATGCAAGGATAAAAACTTACCGGTTCAGGTAAGTATGGGAGGTGGTTATTCTACGGAAATCAAAGATATTGTAGATGCACACTGCAATACCTATCGGCTGGCTTTTGATTTATTTACCTAG
- a CDS encoding bestrophin family protein, with product MINYNPKDWSTFIFHIDKSDTFRKLWPLMLGVAIFSGLVAYAELNYFQLSKTSNVTNIGMMHSLLGFVLSLLLVFRTNTAYDRWWEGRKLLGSLTNVSRNLALKIKALKLTDEDVRFFEYGIPKYAFALKEHLREKMYFGKNSLLIEVEEGKHVPNQIAGSLTNRFYGLLEKGSISQEQFIVLSSDFNQFTDICGACERIKNTPIPFSYSAFIKKFIFVYVITLPFGWVFSLGYFVVPIVPFILYVLASLELIAEEIENPFGYDANDLPVDQICTNIEKHVGEILG from the coding sequence ATGATTAACTACAACCCTAAAGACTGGAGTACCTTCATTTTTCATATTGATAAAAGCGACACCTTTAGAAAGCTTTGGCCTTTAATGCTTGGGGTAGCTATATTTTCGGGGCTGGTTGCTTATGCTGAATTGAATTACTTTCAGCTTTCTAAAACGAGTAATGTAACCAATATTGGCATGATGCATAGCTTATTGGGCTTTGTTTTGTCACTTTTGTTGGTTTTCAGAACGAATACGGCTTATGATAGGTGGTGGGAAGGCAGGAAACTGCTTGGATCATTAACCAATGTAAGCCGTAACCTGGCTTTAAAGATTAAGGCACTTAAACTAACTGATGAGGATGTTCGCTTTTTTGAATACGGCATTCCTAAATATGCTTTTGCGCTAAAAGAACATTTAAGAGAAAAAATGTATTTTGGGAAGAACAGCTTATTGATAGAAGTTGAAGAAGGTAAACATGTTCCAAACCAGATAGCAGGTAGTTTAACCAACAGATTCTACGGGTTGTTAGAAAAAGGTTCGATTTCGCAGGAACAGTTTATTGTTCTTTCCAGTGACTTTAATCAGTTTACAGATATCTGTGGTGCTTGCGAAAGAATTAAAAACACGCCAATCCCGTTTTCTTACAGCGCATTTATTAAAAAATTTATTTTTGTTTATGTGATCACTCTACCATTTGGTTGGGTGTTCAGTTTAGGTTATTTTGTGGTGCCAATCGTTCCCTTTATCCTCTATGTATTAGCGAGTTTGGAGCTGATAGCTGAAGAAATAGAGAACCCGTTTGGCTATGATGCGAATGATCTTCCGGTAGATCAGATTTGTACCAATATCGAAAAACATGTAGGAGAGATTTTAGGCTAA
- a CDS encoding pyridoxamine 5'-phosphate oxidase family protein — MKNEKNIAILKEMAESVRTCMFTTFSSSDEFGSRPMGTAKIEDDGSLWFYTNEYSLKSKEISKENNVLLAYSDPSNNTYLTVKGKAELVDDKVRKEAYFSPFAKAWFPDGVEDPRLILIKVTPEEAEYWDASSSKIVVLFSILKAVVTGDTPDLGKHDTIKF, encoded by the coding sequence ATGAAAAACGAGAAAAATATAGCTATCCTTAAAGAAATGGCCGAAAGTGTAAGAACATGTATGTTTACCACATTTTCTTCATCAGATGAATTTGGAAGCAGACCAATGGGAACTGCGAAAATCGAAGACGATGGTAGTTTGTGGTTTTACACAAATGAATATTCGCTGAAATCAAAAGAAATTTCAAAAGAAAATAATGTATTGCTGGCCTACAGCGATCCATCCAATAATACATACCTTACCGTTAAGGGTAAAGCTGAGCTTGTGGATGATAAAGTTCGCAAAGAAGCGTATTTCTCACCATTTGCGAAAGCATGGTTTCCGGATGGAGTCGAAGACCCAAGATTAATCCTGATTAAAGTTACTCCGGAAGAGGCAGAATACTGGGATGCTTCATCGTCTAAAATTGTTGTATTATTCAGCATTTTAAAAGCAGTTGTTACTGGTGATACGCCAGACTTAGGCAAGCACGATACAATTAAATTTTAA
- the kynU gene encoding kynureninase, translating to MNFENNLSFAQKLDEADQLRHFRSQFLFPNHNGKDFIYLCGNSLGLQPKVASEVLKGQLDNWANYAVEGWFDGNEPWMFYHKALKKLIAPIVGALPAEVCPMNTLTVNLHLLMVSFYQPKGKRFKIIMEGGAFPSDQYAIESQVRFHGFDPKEAIIEVFPKEGDEILRTEDIIAKIKENADEIALVLFGGINYYTGQWYDMETITKAGHEIGAIVGWDLAHAAGNVPVKLHDWDVDFACWCSYKYQNSGPGGISGIFVHEKHFSNTQLNRFAGWWGYQESKRFKMEKGFVPEAGADGWQVSCTQVMPMALYHASLQIFEKAGFIAPLREKSITLTAYLEFIINEVNKDLGFQQYKIITPNNPKDRGAQLSIIAQRSGKQIFDGLMNNNVLGDWREPDVIRLSAVPLYNSYEDIYLAGQALLKVSKDILT from the coding sequence ATGAATTTCGAAAATAACCTATCATTCGCACAAAAACTTGATGAAGCTGATCAGCTCCGTCATTTCAGGTCTCAGTTCTTATTTCCAAACCACAACGGAAAAGATTTTATTTATCTGTGTGGCAATTCATTAGGGCTTCAACCTAAAGTTGCATCTGAAGTTTTAAAAGGTCAGCTCGATAACTGGGCAAACTATGCTGTGGAGGGATGGTTTGATGGAAACGAACCCTGGATGTTCTACCATAAGGCACTTAAAAAGTTAATAGCCCCGATTGTTGGCGCATTACCAGCTGAAGTTTGCCCGATGAATACTTTGACTGTAAATCTCCATTTGTTAATGGTTAGCTTTTATCAGCCCAAAGGCAAACGCTTCAAAATCATTATGGAAGGCGGAGCATTCCCATCCGATCAGTATGCAATAGAAAGCCAAGTGAGGTTTCATGGTTTTGATCCAAAAGAAGCGATTATAGAGGTTTTTCCAAAAGAAGGCGATGAAATACTCCGCACCGAAGATATCATAGCTAAAATCAAAGAAAATGCAGATGAAATCGCTTTGGTTTTATTTGGCGGGATAAATTACTACACCGGACAATGGTACGACATGGAAACCATTACCAAAGCAGGCCATGAGATCGGGGCAATTGTAGGCTGGGATCTGGCGCATGCCGCAGGTAATGTTCCTGTTAAATTGCATGATTGGGATGTTGATTTTGCCTGCTGGTGCTCATACAAATATCAAAACTCTGGTCCGGGGGGAATAAGCGGAATCTTTGTTCACGAAAAACATTTCAGTAATACCCAATTAAATCGCTTTGCAGGGTGGTGGGGTTACCAGGAAAGTAAACGCTTTAAAATGGAAAAAGGTTTTGTTCCTGAAGCAGGGGCTGATGGCTGGCAGGTGAGCTGTACGCAGGTAATGCCGATGGCCTTGTACCATGCTTCGCTACAGATTTTCGAAAAAGCAGGTTTTATAGCGCCATTAAGAGAGAAAAGTATTACTTTAACTGCTTATCTTGAATTCATTATAAATGAAGTGAATAAGGATTTAGGATTTCAGCAATATAAAATCATTACACCAAATAACCCTAAAGATAGAGGAGCACAGTTATCCATCATTGCCCAGCGTAGCGGTAAGCAAATTTTTGATGGTTTAATGAACAATAATGTACTCGGCGATTGGCGCGAACCCGATGTAATCCGTTTAAGTGCCGTGCCACTTTATAACTCTTATGAAGATATTTACTTAGCCGGACAGGCGTTATTAAAAGTGAGTAAAGATATTTTAACGTAG
- a CDS encoding GAF domain-containing protein produces the protein MAEDLTITRNISKEEQYQSIIPQIEALLYGETDFIANLANVAAALKEQFGWFWVGFYLVKQDELVLGPFQGPVACTRIKRGKGVCGASWEQAATIIVPDVDAFPGHIACASASKSEIVLPLIVNGKVIGVLDVDSEVLNKFDETDQIYLEQVIHVLLNR, from the coding sequence ATGGCAGAAGATTTAACCATTACCCGAAACATATCGAAAGAAGAGCAGTACCAATCTATCATCCCTCAAATTGAGGCATTATTGTATGGTGAAACAGATTTTATAGCCAACCTGGCAAATGTTGCTGCTGCACTAAAAGAACAGTTTGGTTGGTTTTGGGTAGGTTTTTACCTGGTAAAACAGGATGAACTGGTATTGGGCCCGTTTCAAGGTCCGGTGGCCTGCACAAGGATTAAAAGAGGAAAAGGAGTGTGCGGGGCTTCATGGGAGCAGGCAGCAACTATTATTGTTCCTGATGTTGATGCGTTTCCCGGACACATTGCCTGCGCATCTGCTTCGAAGTCAGAAATTGTTTTGCCGCTGATTGTAAATGGTAAAGTGATTGGTGTTTTAGATGTGGACAGTGAAGTGTTGAATAAATTTGATGAGACAGATCAGATTTATTTAGAGCAAGTTATTCATGTTTTGTTAAATAGATAA
- a CDS encoding DNA-3-methyladenine glycosylase translates to MKLKPEYYLNEDVVGLAKDLLGKVLYTKIGDEITAGIIVETEAYFGIKDKASHAYGGRRTNRTETMYGAGGIAYVYLCYGMHHLFNVVTSVENDPHAVLIRGIEPLVGVEIIEERRNMPHTKGAISAGPGSAAKALGIDKTFNAKNLSGDDIWIEDHGVKYNEEDIAATPRVGIAYAKEHALLPWRFFVKGNKYVSKPNKV, encoded by the coding sequence TTGAAATTAAAACCAGAATATTACCTGAATGAGGATGTTGTAGGTCTTGCCAAAGATTTACTCGGTAAGGTTTTGTACACGAAAATCGGTGATGAAATCACTGCAGGAATCATCGTAGAAACAGAAGCCTATTTTGGAATAAAAGATAAAGCGTCTCATGCTTATGGCGGTCGCCGTACCAACCGCACCGAAACCATGTATGGTGCAGGTGGCATTGCCTATGTGTATCTTTGTTATGGTATGCATCATCTTTTTAATGTGGTTACTTCCGTCGAAAATGATCCTCATGCCGTTTTGATCAGGGGTATTGAGCCTTTAGTTGGTGTAGAAATTATTGAAGAACGGAGAAATATGCCTCATACAAAAGGTGCTATTTCTGCTGGACCCGGATCTGCGGCAAAAGCATTAGGGATCGATAAAACCTTTAACGCAAAAAATCTTTCTGGTGATGATATCTGGATCGAAGATCATGGTGTAAAATATAATGAAGAAGATATTGCGGCTACACCGCGTGTAGGTATTGCTTATGCTAAAGAGCATGCTTTGCTGCCCTGGCGATTCTTTGTTAAAGGTAATAAATATGTAAGTAAACCAAATAAGGTTTAA